The region ACTGCACTGAGTGTGGTTTATAGTGAGATGGATCACAAAAAGAAGTTCAAGGCAGCTGGTGACTGAGGAGGGCAAAAGGCAGTAGTAGAAGCCATTGTAACCTAGAAAAGGGTTCAGATAGAAACAACTGCCCTACAGCTTGGTGGCTTTCATCACCATTTTATAGAAAGGACCGTCCTGTCACTTTTTTGGTGGCAGCAAATAGTCAGTGCTCGTGAACTTCCCAAATACGCAAAGGTTTCTCAGCAGCAGTGCTGATAAGAAGTATGAAAACTCTGTTTTGCTTTCCAGTGTTTGAGAGCTTGCATTTGAATTGCTGGACCTGAAAGTTGTTACAGTAAAATGCTGCCAGCTCCTTTGCCCTCAAAGATGCTGCTGCTTAACTTCCACACTTGCTCCCTAGAAGAACCAGCAGAGCTCACTGTGCCCTGTCCTGTCTGTTCCTTGCTGCAGGGAGCGAGCAGCACATGCAGTGAAGGCggcctctccttcctctcactGCTTTTCTGTGGCTAAGAGAGAAACAGATGGACAGGAGTCGCCTGCTGTCACCTCCAGCCTGCCAGTGGTAGGAGTTTTTCTCAGGGATATTGGGAAGTGATAGGAGCTGTGGTACACAATAAAGTGATGGGAACCTGGGCCTGggttgagctgctgctgcagcacaaggGGACGTGGTGACACTGGGCTGCTCTTTTGGTCACTGTAGACACCTCTGCGAGCTCTGGAACAGGCAGGCTCTGTCCTCACCTGGGCGTTTGCCTAGATACCCTGTTTGGGCAGCTGTTTTAAGAAGGGGAAAGACAAGACAAAGGAGAAATGGAGAAGGCAGGTTTGAGTCGGCAGTCACGGAGAGAGAGGGCTCGGCGGCGGGAAGGGCACGGGCCGCTCCCTGTGCCGCCTGCGGCCCGCGCGGgggcgctgccgggccgggggcgccGCTCCACACCGGCCGCTGGGGGGCGCTCTGTGCCGTGCCCCTCAGCGCCGTGAGGCTCGAGGagcgcggggcgggcccggcaccggcaccgcccGCAGCCGCCGGTGCACTCGGGGAGCGCTGACGGCAGGCGCTTGTGCCGGTCCGCAGCCGCCGCCAGGATGAACAGGGGCATCTTGCACACgcttaaaaccaaaaaagaagtAAGTTTGCCCGAGGGGTCGGGATTGTGGTACCCGCCTGCGGGGAGGGATGCGGAGGGCTCAGGCAGCTGCAAGGTGGCTGCCACTTGATTTCCCGAGGAAATGGGACCCGTGTAAGGTTCATGTATTAAAAGTGAGGTGTGGAGAAGGGTAATATAGAGGTAAAAGTGAAATTCATGTATTAAAAGTGAGGTGCTGTAAAGAGTAATATAGAGGTAATGTACATGAACAGGTAACCCCCTCCTTAGTTCTGTGTAACCCTTGCTCCCCCTGCTCGTGGGTCAGTAGCCAGGACATAAGTTCAGCTCTTTACTCTATTTTATCTTTCAGCTCATTCCCCTGGCTGGAATAATTTCCTTCGCAGCAATTGGGGCGTTCTCTTTTTGTGTCCATTCCCTATTCCGCAAATCTGATGTCATGTAAGCAAAAACTTACTGCTTAGAGCTTACCCTAACCTTTTTTTTATTCAACCGAGTATTTGACCATCATGTTTTACACCATAAAAACAAATAAGCCAGGTGCATGTTCCAGAGTATTGGTAAGGACTGAAGTATCTGCAGATTGTAAATAgtgaagaaattaattaatttggaGTGTAGTCCAAGTTATTTCCTAACTTTTGATttaataattatattttttctttgatttagGTATTAGAAGTTTTAAATGTTCTAATCAAGAATTTCATATAATCACATAGGTAGATGAGATGCACATATTTTGCAGCCAGGCTATTGGGTTGTATATAAAGAACGGCATTTGATAGTATTAAGATAGTATTCCAATGGCTTGGCTAATAACTGGAGCCAAATCCTGTACTCTTCAGGCTTTGGggagtttatttatttattttaaagtgattGGAATAGGCATTTTAACTGTCAGGGTAAAAGTCCCCTTACTTTGTGTCTTTAttcagttttgattttttaGCTTGCTTCCCTCATGATATGTGAACAGTGCTGGCTTGCTTGGTGCTTTGGAAACTGCAAATAAAGCAAGCCACGCTGATTCCTACCCAGATTTTAAAACAGAGTACCCAAACCCGTGAACTTGTGTTTTAGGGAACTCCTTGCTTAAGTGAATAGCTCTATTGACAATAGGCTGCTCATATGAAAATATATGCAAGGACACACCTTAAAATATAATACCTGGTTTATCTTCTTTTAAAGCATTCACAAGATT is a window of Aphelocoma coerulescens isolate FSJ_1873_10779 chromosome 10, UR_Acoe_1.0, whole genome shotgun sequence DNA encoding:
- the C10H15orf48 gene encoding normal mucosa of esophagus-specific gene 1 protein, which translates into the protein MNRGILHTLKTKKELIPLAGIISFAAIGAFSFCVHSLFRKSDVIIHKIGSPEPWETIDPAKPQKLVTINQKWQPIEELEKVKKLTK